From the genome of Nicotiana sylvestris chromosome 2, ASM39365v2, whole genome shotgun sequence, one region includes:
- the LOC104219698 gene encoding calmodulin calcium-dependent NAD kinase-like isoform X1 → MGINMSASSSYSELNSPSYYCFNIKPIYTQILLASCIGLILSAAVYYRLKNFRNQKIIPRIDVSRTRKVLKFENFSHYVARQMGFADRRECPHMCKLATEYIIKSEGCEEDMYSYFSNEPDADSLFIKLVEEFERCILSYFAFHWSQVPYMMSQVLSADHFEPKKKLQNIVMAATREQRFERVTKNLKVARVLTTLVEEMKAIGLVSSDDSQCTDVMVPMAHKDRSPVLLFMGGGMGAGKSTVLKDILKEPFWIGAAANVVVIEADAFKESDVIYKALSSRGHHDMLQTAELVHQSSTDAASSLLVTALNEGRDVIMDGTLSWIPFVVQTIAMARNVHRRRYRMGPGYKIEDDGSATENYWEQIDEEQETDGIRKRRPYRIELVGVVCDAYLAVVRGIRRAIMCRRAVRVNSQLKSHKRFARAFNTYCQLVDNARLYSTNTLEGPPKLIGWKDRDRTLLVDRDEIDVLDVVGRLNEGADSIYELYKNPHPAYQSGSVWKDIVMSPSRLNIQKELKYSIQKVERMKA, encoded by the exons ATGGGAATTAAtatgtctgcttcttcttcttattctgaattgaattctccTTCGTACTACTGTTTCAACATAAAGCCTATTTATACCCAGATCCTTTTAGCATCTTGCATTGGATTAATCCTTTCAGCGGCTGTGTATTATCGGCTCAAGAATTTCCGAAACCAGAAGATCATTCCACGTATTGATGTTTCGCGTACCAGGAAGGTCCTCAAGTTTGAAAATTTTTCCCATTATGTAG CTAGACAAATGGGATTTGCAGATAGGAGAGAGTGTCCGCATATGTGTAAGCTAGCTACTGAGTACATAATAAAATCAGAAGGGTGTGAAGAAGATATGTATAGCTACTTTTCTAATGAACCAGATGCTGATTCGCTGTTTATAAAACTTGTTGAAGAGTTTGAGAGATGCATCCTCAGTTACTTCGCTTTCCATTGGAGTCAGGTTCCATATATGATGAGCCAG GTATTGAGTGCTGATCACTTTGAGCCCAAAAAGAAGCTCCAAAACATTGTCATGGCTGCTACTAG GGAACAAAGATTTGAAAGGGTGACAAAGAATCTGAAGGTTGCAAGAGTTCTTACTACCTTAGTTGAGGAGATGAAAGCAATAGGACTTGTTTCTTCAGATGATTCACAGTGCACAGATGTGATGGTGCCAATGGCTCACAAAGATAGAAGCCCTGTCCTCCTCTTTATGGGTGGTGGCATGGGTGCTGGGAAAAGCACCGTGCTCAAGGACATTCTCAAAGA ACCATTCTGGATTGGAGCTGCAGCTAATGTTGTTGTGATAGAAGCAGATGCCTTCAAAGAATCAGATGTTATTTACAAAGCTCTTAGCTCCAGGGGACATCATGACATGCTGCAAACTGCTGAACTG GTACATCAGTCATCAACAGATGCAGCATCATCCCTGCTTGTAACAGCACTCAATGAAGGAAGGGATGTGATCATGGATGGCACGCTGTCATGGATACCCTTTGTAGTGCAGACAATAGCCATGGCTAGAAACGTTCACCGGCGCCGCTACCGCATGGGGCCCGGTTACAAAATAGAGGACGATGGAAGTGCTACTGAAAACTACTGGGAACAGATTGATGAAGAACAAGAAACTGATGGAATTAGAAAGAGAAGACCTTATAGAATAGAATTGGTTGGAGTTGTCTGTGATGCTTATTTAGCCGTCGTTAGAGGCATAAG GAGAGCTATCATGTGTAGGAGAGCTGTTCGGGTAAACTCACAACTTAAGTCACACAAGAGATTTGCTAGAGCATTCAATACATACTGTCAGCTTGTGGATAATGCAAGGTTATATTCCACTAATACTTTGGAAGGCCCCCCTAAG TTGATAGGATGGAAGGATAGAGACAGGACATTGTTGGTGGACCGTGATGAGATAGATGTATTGGATGTGGTAGGGAGGTTGAACGAAGGAGCTGACTCCATATATGAACTTTACAAGAACCCTCATCCAGCTTATCAATCTGGCTCAGTTTGGAAAGATATTGTCATGTCACCTTCTAGATTGAACATTCAGAAGGAACTCAAGTATTCTATTCAAAAAGTTGAAAGAATGAAAGCCTGA
- the LOC104219698 gene encoding calmodulin calcium-dependent NAD kinase-like isoform X2: MGFADRRECPHMCKLATEYIIKSEGCEEDMYSYFSNEPDADSLFIKLVEEFERCILSYFAFHWSQVPYMMSQVLSADHFEPKKKLQNIVMAATREQRFERVTKNLKVARVLTTLVEEMKAIGLVSSDDSQCTDVMVPMAHKDRSPVLLFMGGGMGAGKSTVLKDILKEPFWIGAAANVVVIEADAFKESDVIYKALSSRGHHDMLQTAELVHQSSTDAASSLLVTALNEGRDVIMDGTLSWIPFVVQTIAMARNVHRRRYRMGPGYKIEDDGSATENYWEQIDEEQETDGIRKRRPYRIELVGVVCDAYLAVVRGIRRAIMCRRAVRVNSQLKSHKRFARAFNTYCQLVDNARLYSTNTLEGPPKLIGWKDRDRTLLVDRDEIDVLDVVGRLNEGADSIYELYKNPHPAYQSGSVWKDIVMSPSRLNIQKELKYSIQKVERMKA; this comes from the exons ATGGGATTTGCAGATAGGAGAGAGTGTCCGCATATGTGTAAGCTAGCTACTGAGTACATAATAAAATCAGAAGGGTGTGAAGAAGATATGTATAGCTACTTTTCTAATGAACCAGATGCTGATTCGCTGTTTATAAAACTTGTTGAAGAGTTTGAGAGATGCATCCTCAGTTACTTCGCTTTCCATTGGAGTCAGGTTCCATATATGATGAGCCAG GTATTGAGTGCTGATCACTTTGAGCCCAAAAAGAAGCTCCAAAACATTGTCATGGCTGCTACTAG GGAACAAAGATTTGAAAGGGTGACAAAGAATCTGAAGGTTGCAAGAGTTCTTACTACCTTAGTTGAGGAGATGAAAGCAATAGGACTTGTTTCTTCAGATGATTCACAGTGCACAGATGTGATGGTGCCAATGGCTCACAAAGATAGAAGCCCTGTCCTCCTCTTTATGGGTGGTGGCATGGGTGCTGGGAAAAGCACCGTGCTCAAGGACATTCTCAAAGA ACCATTCTGGATTGGAGCTGCAGCTAATGTTGTTGTGATAGAAGCAGATGCCTTCAAAGAATCAGATGTTATTTACAAAGCTCTTAGCTCCAGGGGACATCATGACATGCTGCAAACTGCTGAACTG GTACATCAGTCATCAACAGATGCAGCATCATCCCTGCTTGTAACAGCACTCAATGAAGGAAGGGATGTGATCATGGATGGCACGCTGTCATGGATACCCTTTGTAGTGCAGACAATAGCCATGGCTAGAAACGTTCACCGGCGCCGCTACCGCATGGGGCCCGGTTACAAAATAGAGGACGATGGAAGTGCTACTGAAAACTACTGGGAACAGATTGATGAAGAACAAGAAACTGATGGAATTAGAAAGAGAAGACCTTATAGAATAGAATTGGTTGGAGTTGTCTGTGATGCTTATTTAGCCGTCGTTAGAGGCATAAG GAGAGCTATCATGTGTAGGAGAGCTGTTCGGGTAAACTCACAACTTAAGTCACACAAGAGATTTGCTAGAGCATTCAATACATACTGTCAGCTTGTGGATAATGCAAGGTTATATTCCACTAATACTTTGGAAGGCCCCCCTAAG TTGATAGGATGGAAGGATAGAGACAGGACATTGTTGGTGGACCGTGATGAGATAGATGTATTGGATGTGGTAGGGAGGTTGAACGAAGGAGCTGACTCCATATATGAACTTTACAAGAACCCTCATCCAGCTTATCAATCTGGCTCAGTTTGGAAAGATATTGTCATGTCACCTTCTAGATTGAACATTCAGAAGGAACTCAAGTATTCTATTCAAAAAGTTGAAAGAATGAAAGCCTGA